In Pseudomonas sp. Leaf58, one DNA window encodes the following:
- the pgl gene encoding 6-phosphogluconolactonase has product MGISELKLPVTVKVHALADAKTLAATQAHDVAERLRAAIAAKGQACVVLSGGRSPVPFLEKLASEQLDWAKVTVSLADERWVPVEHADSNAGLLARHLFKGAAAKASFVGLYQQAENLDAAAAKADQALANLPPIDVLVLGMGDDGHTASLFPASPNLEAGLDLSCPRRCLPLLAPSVPHQRLSMTRSLLASAAFTALSVQGQSKLATLRAALAGNDLTEMPIRAFLHDPLDIYWCP; this is encoded by the coding sequence ATGGGGATATCTGAACTGAAACTGCCAGTAACTGTGAAGGTGCACGCACTGGCAGATGCCAAAACGTTGGCCGCAACCCAGGCCCATGATGTGGCCGAACGCCTGCGCGCAGCCATTGCCGCCAAGGGCCAGGCCTGTGTGGTGCTGTCTGGTGGCCGCAGCCCGGTGCCGTTCCTGGAGAAGCTGGCCAGCGAACAGCTGGACTGGGCCAAGGTCACCGTCAGCCTGGCCGATGAGCGCTGGGTGCCGGTCGAGCACGCCGACAGCAACGCCGGCCTGCTCGCTCGCCACCTGTTCAAGGGCGCGGCGGCCAAGGCCAGTTTCGTTGGCCTGTACCAGCAGGCGGAGAACCTCGATGCCGCGGCGGCCAAGGCCGATCAGGCCTTGGCCAACCTGCCGCCGATCGACGTACTGGTGCTGGGCATGGGTGACGATGGCCATACCGCCTCGCTGTTCCCCGCCAGCCCCAACCTGGAGGCAGGCCTCGACCTGTCCTGCCCACGCCGCTGCCTGCCCTTGCTGGCGCCGAGCGTGCCGCACCAGCGCTTGTCGATGACTCGCTCGCTGCTTGCCAGCGCCGCTTTCACCGCGCTGTCCGTACAAGGGCAGAGCAAACTCGCTACCCTGCGCGCTGCGCTGGCTGGCAACGACCTTACTGAAATGCCGATTCGTGCTTTTCTTCACGACCCCCTGGACATCTACTGGTGCCCATGA
- a CDS encoding bifunctional 4-hydroxy-2-oxoglutarate aldolase/2-dehydro-3-deoxy-phosphogluconate aldolase, whose product MTTLERPQPMLSMADKAARIDAICEKARILPVITIAREEDILPLADALAAGGIRTLEVTLRSQHGLKAIQVLREQRPELCVGAGTVLDRSMFAAVEAAGAQFVVTPGITQDILEAGVDSEIPLLPGISTPSEIMMGYALGYRRFKLFPAEISGGVAAIKAFGGPFGDIRFCPTGGVNPANVRNYMALPNVMCVGGTWMLDSSWIKNGDWARIEACSAEAMALLDAN is encoded by the coding sequence ATGACCACCCTCGAACGCCCACAGCCTATGCTCTCGATGGCCGACAAGGCCGCACGGATCGACGCCATCTGCGAAAAAGCGCGCATTTTGCCGGTGATCACCATCGCCCGCGAAGAAGACATCCTGCCGCTGGCTGATGCCCTGGCTGCCGGCGGTATCCGTACTTTGGAAGTAACCTTGCGCTCGCAGCATGGCCTAAAGGCTATCCAGGTGCTGCGCGAACAGCGCCCGGAGCTGTGTGTCGGCGCCGGCACCGTGCTCGATCGCAGCATGTTCGCCGCCGTTGAAGCCGCAGGCGCACAATTCGTTGTTACCCCGGGTATTACCCAGGACATTCTCGAGGCTGGCGTGGACAGCGAAATCCCACTGCTGCCGGGTATCAGCACGCCGTCCGAGATCATGATGGGCTATGCCCTGGGCTATCGCCGCTTCAAGCTGTTCCCGGCAGAGATTAGCGGCGGCGTCGCGGCGATCAAGGCCTTTGGCGGCCCGTTCGGCGACATTCGTTTCTGCCCAACCGGCGGCGTGAACCCCGCCAATGTGCGCAACTACATGGCATTGCCCAATGTGATGTGTGTGGGCGGGACATGGATGCTCGACAGCAGCTGGATCAAGAACGGTGACTGGGCGCGGATCGAAGCGTGCAGTGCGGAGGCGATGGCGCTGCTGGACGCTAACTGA